Proteins from a single region of Streptomyces glaucescens:
- a CDS encoding TerC family protein: MLDISALTWAVTIGLIFALLVVDLVLAAARPHRVGFGEATAWSVFYILVAVAFGIWFAARYGGEAGTEYFAGYIVEKSLSVDNLFVFVIIMTTFAVPAEHQHKVLTFGIVLALVMRAIFIALGATLLALFSFMFLLFGLLLIYTAVQLFRHRDEDPDIEDNVLVKAARRFLPVTDDYVGGKLSVRDDGRRMVTPLFIVLLAIGSIDLLFALDSIPAVFGVTREPYIVFAANAFALLGLRALFFLVKGMLDRLVYLSAGLALILAFIGVKLILHWAHVDVHEGVPEIPTPLSLGVIGAVLAVVTVASLLKTRRDPTAKAHPGSLRSHPPGSAESDRQTGVH, encoded by the coding sequence GTGCTGGATATCAGCGCACTGACCTGGGCCGTCACCATCGGCCTGATCTTCGCCCTGCTCGTCGTCGATCTGGTCCTGGCCGCAGCGCGCCCGCACCGGGTCGGTTTCGGTGAGGCCACCGCCTGGTCGGTGTTCTACATCCTCGTCGCGGTCGCTTTCGGTATCTGGTTCGCCGCACGGTACGGCGGAGAGGCAGGGACCGAATACTTCGCCGGCTACATCGTCGAGAAGAGCCTGTCGGTCGACAATTTGTTCGTGTTCGTCATCATCATGACCACCTTCGCCGTGCCGGCGGAGCACCAGCACAAGGTACTCACGTTCGGCATCGTGCTCGCCCTGGTCATGCGTGCGATCTTCATCGCGCTCGGTGCCACCCTGCTGGCGCTGTTCTCCTTCATGTTCCTGCTGTTCGGCCTGCTGCTGATCTACACCGCCGTGCAGTTGTTCCGGCACCGTGACGAGGACCCCGACATCGAGGACAACGTCCTGGTGAAGGCCGCCCGCCGGTTCCTGCCCGTCACCGACGACTACGTGGGCGGCAAGCTCTCCGTCCGCGACGACGGGCGCCGGATGGTCACGCCGCTGTTCATCGTCCTGCTCGCCATCGGCAGCATCGACCTGCTCTTCGCGCTCGATTCCATCCCCGCGGTGTTCGGCGTCACCCGGGAGCCCTACATCGTCTTCGCCGCCAACGCCTTCGCCCTGCTCGGCCTGCGCGCCTTGTTCTTCCTCGTCAAGGGGATGCTGGACCGGCTGGTGTACCTGTCCGCCGGGCTGGCGCTGATTCTCGCGTTCATCGGCGTCAAGCTCATCCTGCACTGGGCGCATGTCGACGTGCACGAGGGGGTCCCTGAGATCCCCACCCCGCTCAGTCTCGGCGTGATCGGCGCCGTGCTCGCGGTGGTCACCGTGGCCAGTCTGCTCAAGACCAGGCGTGACCCGACCGCCAAGGCCCACCCCGGCTCGCTGCGCTCCCATCCTCCCGGGTCCGCGGAGTCCGACCGGCAAACCGGAGTCCACTGA
- a CDS encoding CPBP family intramembrane glutamic endopeptidase: protein MRTTSTARHAEGPGPDTGPDGHDAHGGRGGRLGRIVRSPLGWMLTGLVGVGLVSGLTATGPGPVPVLGAGAAVGVYWLVMRRVARRSTPEIDRRGAGREALLGGAIGLGFVGVSALLITSFGGYSFSWAGHGFVAVVWSAVMVQIGTAVTEELVFRGLALQALEQLWGSRAAIVVTGSFFGLAHLGTQEASAWSALAIAVEAGVMLGAAFLWRRNIWFVAGLHFAWNTTEQLLGIPVSGHPSEGLFTVDVHGSAVLTGGGFGLEAALTPVVLGLLLAVRMFALARRGGRLLPRRSARHTQAG, encoded by the coding sequence ATGAGGACCACGTCCACCGCACGGCACGCCGAAGGGCCCGGCCCGGACACCGGGCCCGACGGTCACGATGCTCACGGTGGTCGCGGCGGTCGTCTCGGCCGGATCGTGCGCTCTCCGCTCGGCTGGATGCTGACGGGACTGGTCGGTGTCGGCCTGGTCTCGGGCCTGACCGCCACGGGTCCCGGTCCGGTTCCGGTGCTGGGCGCGGGTGCCGCGGTGGGCGTGTACTGGCTGGTCATGCGCCGCGTCGCGCGACGCTCGACGCCGGAGATCGACCGGCGGGGAGCCGGCCGGGAGGCGCTGCTGGGCGGCGCGATCGGCCTGGGCTTCGTCGGGGTGTCCGCCTTGCTGATCACGTCCTTCGGGGGCTACTCGTTCTCCTGGGCGGGCCATGGCTTCGTGGCGGTCGTCTGGTCCGCGGTCATGGTGCAGATCGGCACCGCGGTCACCGAGGAGTTGGTGTTCCGCGGTCTCGCACTGCAGGCCCTGGAGCAGCTGTGGGGCAGCCGGGCCGCCATCGTGGTCACCGGGTCGTTCTTCGGCCTCGCGCATCTGGGCACTCAGGAAGCCAGTGCGTGGAGTGCGCTGGCGATCGCTGTCGAGGCCGGTGTGATGCTCGGCGCCGCGTTCCTGTGGCGGCGTAACATCTGGTTCGTCGCGGGACTGCACTTCGCCTGGAACACCACCGAGCAGCTGCTCGGCATCCCGGTCTCCGGGCACCCGTCCGAGGGCCTGTTCACCGTCGACGTGCATGGCTCCGCTGTGCTGACCGGCGGTGGCTTCGGCCTGGAGGCGGCGCTGACGCCCGTCGTCCTCGGGCTGCTGCTCGCCGTACGGATGTTCGCCCTCGCCCGCCGCGGCGGGCGCCTGCTGCCCCGTCGATCCGCACGGCACACGCAGGCCGGCTGA
- a CDS encoding sensor histidine kinase, producing MSPQAPRSRALLRAPLEWWEERDAFLKDGVLALVLALLAFVPTLSTIGAQIGDLPERPASALSVALTAAQTLPLAARRRWPAGCLAVAAAAFAAYQALGFATTFGSLGLYLALYSAGAHQVRFRRGLAGVVSAGYAVLALVLDRLGSPLGIADHLAFYLTLAVFWMVGSTVRTRRAEEAQRRRLATELATAAERARIASELHDVVTHHVTAMVVQADAAQFLLTSAPDKASEGLSAVSDTGRRALTELRYLLGVLEATGESASADRAPTLGRLGDLVEQARRSGQPVEFSEQGERRAQSVDVELAAYRVVQEALTNAMKYAAGQKTQVLIGHGEKHIEIKVTTDRPSTVPAAAPALRKPDPAGGRGLAGLRARVRMVNGELKAGPRTEGGFEVHATIPSKPVTE from the coding sequence ATGTCCCCTCAGGCGCCCCGGAGCCGTGCGCTGCTCCGGGCGCCGCTCGAGTGGTGGGAGGAGCGGGACGCCTTCCTCAAGGACGGCGTCCTCGCCCTCGTGCTGGCCCTGTTGGCCTTCGTACCCACCCTGTCCACCATCGGAGCGCAGATCGGGGATCTCCCCGAGCGGCCGGCGAGCGCGCTCAGCGTCGCCCTGACCGCGGCGCAGACTCTGCCGCTGGCGGCCCGCAGGCGGTGGCCCGCAGGCTGCCTGGCTGTCGCCGCCGCCGCGTTCGCCGCGTATCAGGCGCTGGGCTTCGCAACGACATTCGGCAGCCTGGGGCTGTATCTGGCCTTGTACTCGGCCGGAGCCCACCAGGTCCGCTTCCGCCGTGGCCTGGCGGGCGTGGTGAGCGCGGGCTACGCCGTGCTGGCGCTCGTCCTGGACCGTCTGGGCTCACCGCTCGGCATCGCGGACCACCTCGCGTTCTATCTGACTCTGGCCGTGTTCTGGATGGTGGGCAGTACCGTGCGCACACGGCGGGCGGAAGAGGCGCAGCGGCGGCGGCTGGCCACCGAACTGGCCACGGCCGCGGAGCGGGCACGCATCGCCAGCGAGCTGCACGACGTGGTCACCCATCACGTGACGGCCATGGTGGTCCAGGCGGATGCGGCCCAGTTCCTGCTTACTTCCGCACCGGACAAGGCCAGCGAGGGACTCTCGGCCGTCAGCGACACCGGCCGTCGGGCGCTGACCGAGCTGCGGTACCTGCTCGGCGTGCTGGAGGCGACCGGCGAGTCAGCGTCCGCGGACCGGGCACCCACCCTGGGACGGCTCGGGGACCTGGTCGAACAGGCCCGCCGGTCCGGGCAGCCGGTCGAGTTCAGCGAGCAGGGCGAGCGGCGAGCGCAGTCCGTGGACGTCGAACTGGCCGCCTACCGGGTGGTGCAGGAGGCGCTCACCAATGCGATGAAGTACGCCGCCGGGCAAAAAACACAAGTCCTGATCGGGCACGGCGAGAAGCACATCGAGATCAAGGTGACCACCGACAGGCCCAGCACCGTCCCGGCGGCAGCACCTGCCCTGCGGAAGCCGGACCCGGCGGGCGGGCGTGGACTGGCGGGGCTGCGTGCACGGGTGCGGATGGTCAATGGTGAACTCAAGGCCGGACCGCGGACCGAAGGCGGCTTCGAGGTCCACGCCACAATCCCGTCCAAGCCCGTAACGGAGTGA
- a CDS encoding response regulator, giving the protein MSDAPSPIRVLVCDDQALVRTGYVTIFSAQPDMKVVGEAENGHEAVQAAQRLRPDVVIMDIRMPLLGGIEATRQLAGPDAETPPKILVVTTFNVDAYVYDALRAGASGFLLKDAPPAELVNAIRTVAKGEALLAPAVTRHLIGHFAEHLRPADTNRPARDEVIRALTPRELEVLGQIAEGLSNAEIAAELFITPETVKTYVSRILTKLGLRDRVQAVVLAHRIGLAPRSE; this is encoded by the coding sequence GTGAGCGATGCGCCGTCACCGATCCGCGTGCTCGTCTGCGACGACCAGGCCCTGGTACGCACCGGCTACGTCACCATCTTCTCCGCCCAGCCCGACATGAAGGTCGTCGGAGAAGCCGAGAACGGGCACGAAGCGGTCCAGGCCGCACAGCGACTGCGTCCCGATGTGGTGATCATGGACATCCGCATGCCCCTGCTCGGCGGCATCGAAGCGACCCGGCAACTGGCCGGTCCCGACGCCGAAACACCGCCGAAGATACTGGTCGTCACCACCTTCAACGTCGACGCCTACGTCTACGACGCACTGCGTGCCGGGGCCAGCGGCTTCCTCCTCAAGGACGCGCCCCCGGCGGAACTGGTCAACGCCATCCGCACGGTCGCGAAGGGCGAGGCCCTGCTGGCCCCCGCCGTCACCCGCCACCTCATCGGCCACTTCGCCGAACACCTGCGCCCGGCCGACACCAACCGGCCTGCCAGAGACGAGGTGATACGGGCACTGACCCCGCGCGAGCTGGAGGTGCTCGGGCAGATCGCTGAAGGACTGTCCAACGCGGAGATCGCCGCGGAGCTCTTCATCACCCCCGAGACGGTCAAGACCTACGTATCGAGAATCCTGACCAAACTCGGCCTGCGCGACCGCGTCCAGGCCGTCGTCCTCGCCCACCGGATCGGACTGGCGCCCAGGAGCGAGTGA
- a CDS encoding SHOCT domain-containing protein codes for MHVQGQQTAQAPGIKALLTDLVLGKVPAPEQAPAVAAPVRAAPPAARPSTPVEQLRQPAELRDAGILTEDEFAAKKADILARM; via the coding sequence GTGCACGTGCAGGGCCAGCAGACGGCGCAGGCTCCAGGCATCAAGGCGCTGCTCACCGACCTGGTGCTCGGGAAGGTGCCCGCCCCTGAGCAGGCACCTGCTGTAGCTGCCCCTGTCCGGGCCGCGCCCCCGGCAGCGCGGCCGAGTACGCCCGTTGAGCAGTTGCGGCAGCCGGCGGAGCTGCGGGACGCGGGCATCCTCACGGAGGACGAGTTCGCGGCCAAGAAGGCGGACATCCTCGCCCGCATGTGA
- a CDS encoding dihydrofolate reductase family protein, with protein MSELLVDFITSLDGYASGEGWPGFWGLEGPEYLAWLGEQPEATYLMGANTYRLMSGFAAGEVPNGQDEFRPEEEASVDELTQASKVVFSSSLEEPLTWANSILVRGDAVEAVRAMKSSGSGLLSTIGSLSLCRSLLRAGLVDRFRVVMFPVITGATGEERIYDGYPDVALEMIEHRTFDGRIQLVEYKPRVLDHPPLGVPA; from the coding sequence ATGTCGGAGCTTCTCGTCGACTTCATCACGTCCCTCGACGGCTACGCATCGGGAGAGGGTTGGCCCGGATTCTGGGGCCTCGAGGGCCCGGAGTACCTCGCGTGGCTCGGTGAGCAGCCCGAGGCCACCTACCTGATGGGAGCGAACACCTACCGCCTGATGTCCGGCTTCGCCGCGGGCGAGGTACCGAACGGCCAGGACGAGTTCAGGCCCGAAGAAGAGGCATCCGTCGACGAGCTCACGCAAGCATCAAAAGTGGTGTTCTCCTCCTCACTCGAGGAGCCACTGACGTGGGCCAACTCCATTCTCGTCCGCGGCGACGCCGTCGAGGCGGTCCGCGCCATGAAGTCGAGCGGCTCGGGGCTGCTCAGCACGATCGGCAGCCTCAGCCTGTGCCGGTCCCTCCTGCGAGCCGGACTCGTCGACCGCTTCCGGGTCGTGATGTTCCCGGTGATCACCGGGGCCACGGGCGAAGAACGCATCTACGACGGCTATCCGGACGTCGCCCTCGAGATGATCGAGCACCGCACCTTCGACGGCCGCATCCAGCTGGTCGAATACAAGCCCCGCGTGCTCGATCACCCGCCGCTCGGCGTGCCTGCGTGA
- a CDS encoding PIN domain-containing protein — protein MNLTAVLDHTALAALYRAHPFFTGLYIEASRGTGRALIPSLSILAAERRVAGAGKHAASLRFAEHIPFTAAHSVDAMDWKNVDWPVAHAAAIAWQAIKAGEPLTVLSLEPELYAGTGITPLNPT, from the coding sequence GTGAACCTGACGGCTGTCCTGGACCACACCGCCCTGGCCGCCCTGTACCGGGCCCACCCCTTCTTCACCGGCCTCTACATCGAGGCCTCGCGCGGCACCGGCCGCGCCCTCATCCCCTCCCTGTCCATCCTCGCCGCCGAGCGGCGGGTCGCCGGGGCAGGCAAGCACGCGGCATCCTTGCGGTTCGCCGAGCACATCCCGTTCACCGCGGCGCACTCCGTGGACGCGATGGACTGGAAGAACGTGGACTGGCCGGTGGCCCACGCGGCGGCGATCGCCTGGCAGGCGATCAAAGCAGGGGAGCCTCTCACGGTTCTGTCGCTGGAACCCGAGCTGTACGCGGGTACCGGTATCACTCCGCTGAACCCCACCTGA
- a CDS encoding SpoIIE family protein phosphatase/ATP-binding protein, giving the protein MRVSSGQLRTRPRTLSRAPPTGRARRRRVSLLDPHSAAGQVFLVQIVIVVLLVVAGIVSVMLQSAHDAVQQGRRDSLVAAQSFASSPGMVEALRSRDPTAVLQPRAEEARKRTGVDFVVVTDTKGIRLTYPYPQEIGKKFVGTIQPALEGKTVIEQAGGPPVPEGEGTAVQAVVPVTDARGTVVGLVSAGITVENVGRLWVPQLPIILGTGAAGLALAATGTTLVSRRLLRHTHGLAPLELARMYEHHDAVLHAVREGVLITAADGRLLLANDEANRLLGLPTDAPGRHVRELGLSERMTHLLISPEAVTDEVCPAEDRLLAVNKRATFPSGDQSGSVVTLRDTTELAAVSGRAEVARERLTLLYEAGTRMGTTLDVRRTAQELADVVVPRFADIVTVDLLDAVLLGREPTAEGWRHLRRAAISGNQQAMPMYPAGEVITFSPGTPQMEALQRGRGVLEADLRQAHGWQEQDPDRARRAMERGLRSLVAMPLRARNVPLGVVNFYRSTPSPAFEPEDLSFAEELAARAAVAIDNARRFAREHALAVTLQRSLLPRGQPQQDALEVAWRYLPAEAGVGGDWFDVIPLPGARVALAMGDVVGHGLHAAATMGRLRTAVHNFSTLDLPVDEVLANLDDLVVRMDNEERAEGDGEGHEGEGVTGATCLYAIYDPVTGICTMARAGHPEPVLVRPDGTVTCPGVPASAPLGLGCYPFETAEVHLGEGSRLVLYTDGLVEQRGHDIDVGLDRLRRTLSEAGMRAPEEACQAVIESLKPAHPTDDIALLVARTRRFPPSRVAEWSVPSDPAEVPSVRARCRATLRSWGLEGIAFTTELILSELATNAIRYGSPPVNVRLLYGRCLVCEVSDASSTSPRLRRATTTDEGGRGLFLVAQFAQRWGTRYTARGKVIWTEQPLSDGPSAALAHAPVDALLEQFGDATL; this is encoded by the coding sequence ATGAGGGTATCTTCCGGACAACTCCGGACCCGGCCCCGGACGCTGTCTCGTGCCCCGCCCACCGGACGCGCCCGTCGCCGGCGCGTCTCTCTGCTGGACCCGCACAGCGCGGCCGGGCAGGTATTCCTCGTCCAGATCGTGATCGTGGTCCTGCTGGTCGTGGCCGGGATAGTGAGCGTCATGCTCCAATCGGCGCACGACGCCGTCCAGCAAGGGCGTCGGGACTCGCTCGTCGCCGCCCAGTCGTTCGCGAGTTCTCCTGGCATGGTCGAGGCGCTGCGAAGCCGCGACCCGACCGCGGTGCTGCAGCCACGAGCCGAAGAGGCGCGCAAGAGGACGGGCGTGGATTTCGTGGTGGTCACGGACACCAAGGGGATCCGCCTCACGTATCCCTATCCGCAGGAGATCGGGAAGAAGTTCGTCGGCACCATCCAACCGGCGCTCGAAGGCAAGACCGTCATCGAGCAGGCAGGCGGCCCGCCCGTGCCGGAGGGCGAGGGGACGGCCGTGCAGGCGGTGGTCCCGGTGACCGACGCGCGCGGGACCGTCGTCGGTCTGGTCTCGGCCGGGATCACGGTCGAGAACGTGGGAAGGCTGTGGGTGCCGCAGCTGCCGATCATCCTCGGAACCGGGGCTGCCGGACTGGCCCTGGCGGCCACGGGGACCACGCTCGTGTCCCGGCGGCTGCTGCGGCATACGCACGGTCTGGCTCCGCTGGAGCTCGCGCGGATGTACGAGCACCACGACGCGGTCCTGCACGCGGTGCGAGAAGGGGTGCTCATCACCGCCGCCGACGGGCGGTTGCTGCTGGCCAACGACGAGGCGAACCGGCTGCTCGGCCTGCCGACGGACGCACCGGGGCGCCATGTGCGGGAGCTGGGGCTGTCAGAGCGGATGACTCACCTGCTCATCTCCCCGGAGGCGGTCACCGACGAGGTGTGTCCTGCCGAGGACCGGTTGCTGGCCGTGAACAAGCGCGCGACGTTCCCGAGCGGGGACCAAAGCGGCAGCGTCGTGACACTGCGGGACACCACGGAGTTGGCCGCCGTCTCGGGACGGGCGGAGGTGGCACGGGAGCGGCTGACGCTGCTGTACGAGGCCGGGACGCGGATGGGAACGACGCTCGACGTGAGGCGTACGGCCCAGGAGCTGGCCGACGTGGTGGTACCGCGGTTCGCCGACATCGTCACGGTCGATCTGCTGGACGCGGTGCTGCTCGGACGAGAACCCACCGCGGAGGGATGGCGGCATCTGCGGCGTGCGGCGATCAGCGGGAATCAGCAGGCGATGCCGATGTATCCGGCGGGCGAAGTGATCACGTTCTCGCCGGGGACGCCGCAGATGGAGGCGCTGCAGCGAGGGAGGGGCGTCCTGGAGGCGGACCTGCGGCAGGCGCACGGCTGGCAGGAGCAGGACCCGGACCGGGCCCGCAGGGCCATGGAGAGGGGACTGCGTTCGCTGGTGGCCATGCCGCTGCGGGCGCGGAACGTGCCGCTGGGCGTGGTGAACTTCTACCGGTCGACCCCCTCCCCGGCGTTCGAACCAGAGGATCTGTCCTTCGCCGAGGAACTGGCCGCACGTGCCGCGGTGGCCATCGACAACGCCCGGAGGTTCGCCCGGGAGCACGCGCTGGCGGTCACACTGCAGCGCAGCCTGCTGCCGCGCGGGCAGCCGCAGCAGGACGCACTGGAGGTGGCCTGGCGCTATCTGCCCGCAGAGGCGGGGGTGGGCGGTGACTGGTTCGACGTCATCCCACTGCCGGGCGCGCGCGTGGCGCTGGCGATGGGTGACGTCGTCGGCCATGGGCTGCACGCCGCGGCGACCATGGGCCGGCTGCGTACCGCGGTGCACAACTTCTCGACGCTCGATCTCCCGGTTGACGAGGTGCTCGCCAACCTGGACGACCTCGTCGTACGCATGGACAACGAGGAGAGGGCCGAGGGGGACGGCGAAGGCCACGAAGGGGAGGGGGTGACGGGAGCGACATGTCTGTACGCGATCTACGACCCGGTGACGGGAATCTGCACGATGGCCCGCGCGGGGCACCCCGAGCCGGTGCTGGTGCGCCCGGACGGAACCGTCACCTGTCCCGGTGTGCCGGCATCGGCCCCGCTGGGTCTCGGCTGCTACCCCTTCGAAACCGCCGAGGTGCACCTGGGCGAGGGTTCTCGGCTGGTGCTCTACACCGACGGCCTGGTGGAGCAACGAGGCCATGACATCGACGTCGGCCTGGACCGGCTGCGCCGGACACTGAGCGAGGCCGGGATGCGCGCTCCGGAGGAGGCGTGCCAGGCGGTGATCGAATCGCTGAAGCCGGCGCACCCCACCGACGACATCGCGCTGCTGGTGGCGCGGACCCGGAGGTTCCCGCCCTCGCGCGTGGCCGAGTGGAGCGTGCCGTCCGATCCCGCGGAGGTGCCCTCGGTGCGGGCACGGTGCAGGGCGACGCTGCGGAGTTGGGGGCTGGAGGGGATCGCTTTCACCACGGAACTGATCCTCAGCGAGTTGGCCACGAACGCGATCCGCTACGGGTCGCCACCGGTCAACGTGCGGCTGCTGTACGGGCGCTGTCTGGTCTGCGAGGTGTCGGACGCCAGCAGTACATCGCCTCGTCTGCGGCGGGCGACGACCACGGACGAAGGCGGACGGGGCCTGTTCCTCGTGGCGCAGTTCGCGCAGCGATGGGGCACGCGCTACACCGCCCGCGGCAAGGTCATCTGGACGGAACAGCCCCTGAGCGACGGCCCGTCCGCCGCCCTGGCCCACGCACCGGTCGACGCTCTCCTCGAACAGTTCGGTGATGCCACCCTGTGA
- a CDS encoding STAS domain-containing protein, whose product MTDALHIDVPHTDGTRAVIALSGEFDIASAPAVRARALDLIANGHPDLVADLAGVTFCDSSGLGALVGIWRCAKDADGSLTLAAIPDRLGRLLSVTGMDTFLPVHPSADAALAARRDDRTTT is encoded by the coding sequence ATGACCGACGCACTCCACATCGACGTCCCGCACACCGACGGCACCCGGGCCGTCATCGCACTCTCCGGTGAATTCGACATCGCCTCCGCCCCCGCCGTGCGGGCCCGCGCCCTGGACCTCATCGCGAACGGCCACCCCGACCTGGTCGCCGACCTGGCGGGCGTCACGTTCTGCGACTCCTCCGGCCTGGGCGCCCTCGTCGGCATCTGGCGCTGCGCCAAGGACGCCGACGGCTCCCTGACCCTGGCAGCCATCCCCGACCGGCTGGGCCGCCTGCTCAGCGTCACCGGGATGGACACCTTCCTGCCCGTCCACCCCAGCGCCGACGCCGCGCTCGCCGCACGCCGAGACGACCGCACCACCACCTGA
- a CDS encoding PP2C family protein-serine/threonine phosphatase, translating into MRRYDILDTPPDGAYDRVAALAARLFEVPVATVTIVDEDRIWFKATHGLEGVTEIGRDPGLCASAVLTDDTTVIPDTLLDPVACSNPLVAGPMGVRFYAAAPIITADGYRLGTVNILDTRPREINEADSATLADLAAVVRDQLELRLSALHVVRAEQEKRQAEEEARQRAERDKAAIAAFASTLQRTLVPPVLPAVPGLELACHYKTASPQEVGGDFYDVFPVGAGRWAFFLGDVCGKGAEAASVTSLTRYTLRAAALVDAEPTAALKALNAALLLDAAVGTRFCTAIFGLLDPVRDGGFTVTLATGGHPPAYHLSPTDDGGMRVEAVRAKGGMLVGAFAEAAFASRTLHLAPGQGLLLYTDGLTEARTAEGDMLADTGLTDFLAQRQVPVRAGCLIDDTVALLDTLPDTERDDVALLALSVPTPDAAPAGITTTAHSAAAPTAGASVGQENRRP; encoded by the coding sequence GTGCGCCGTTACGACATTCTCGACACCCCTCCGGACGGTGCCTACGACCGAGTCGCAGCCCTGGCCGCTCGCTTGTTCGAGGTGCCGGTGGCGACGGTGACGATCGTGGACGAGGACCGGATCTGGTTCAAGGCCACGCACGGGCTGGAAGGCGTCACCGAGATCGGCCGCGACCCGGGCCTGTGCGCCTCGGCGGTGCTGACCGATGACACCACCGTCATCCCCGACACCCTGCTCGATCCGGTCGCCTGCTCCAATCCGCTGGTCGCCGGCCCGATGGGGGTGCGGTTCTACGCCGCCGCTCCGATCATCACCGCCGACGGGTACCGGCTGGGCACGGTCAACATCCTCGACACCCGCCCCCGCGAGATCAACGAGGCGGATTCGGCCACGCTGGCGGACCTGGCGGCGGTGGTGCGTGACCAGCTCGAACTGCGGCTGTCGGCGTTGCACGTCGTACGCGCCGAGCAGGAGAAGCGCCAGGCGGAGGAAGAGGCCCGGCAGCGCGCGGAGCGGGACAAGGCGGCCATCGCCGCGTTCGCCTCCACCCTGCAACGCACCCTGGTGCCTCCCGTGCTGCCCGCGGTACCGGGGCTGGAGCTGGCCTGCCACTACAAGACCGCCTCCCCCCAGGAAGTGGGCGGCGACTTCTACGACGTCTTCCCCGTCGGCGCCGGCCGGTGGGCGTTCTTCCTGGGCGATGTGTGCGGCAAGGGCGCCGAAGCCGCCTCGGTCACCTCACTGACCCGCTACACGCTGCGGGCCGCAGCCCTCGTCGACGCCGAACCCACGGCCGCGCTCAAGGCCCTGAACGCCGCGCTGCTGCTGGACGCGGCGGTCGGCACCCGCTTCTGCACCGCCATCTTCGGCCTGCTCGATCCCGTCCGGGACGGCGGTTTCACGGTCACGCTGGCCACCGGCGGCCACCCGCCCGCCTACCACCTCAGCCCCACCGACGACGGCGGCATGCGGGTGGAGGCGGTCCGCGCCAAGGGCGGCATGCTGGTCGGCGCGTTCGCCGAAGCCGCCTTCGCCTCACGCACCCTGCACCTGGCACCCGGCCAGGGACTGCTGCTGTACACCGACGGGCTGACCGAGGCCCGCACCGCCGAAGGCGACATGCTCGCCGACACCGGACTGACGGACTTCCTGGCCCAGCGCCAGGTGCCGGTCAGGGCAGGCTGCCTGATCGACGACACCGTCGCACTCCTGGACACCCTCCCCGACACCGAACGCGACGACGTGGCACTGCTGGCCCTGTCCGTCCCCACCCCCGATGCCGCCCCCGCGGGCATCACCACCACCGCTCACAGCGCCGCCGCCCCGACCGCCGGCGCCTCCGTCGGGCAGGAGAACCGACGCCCATGA
- a CDS encoding STAS domain-containing protein: MGENRTADTGHAAQSGRLSAAVTVTDGIRVVALAGEIDHHTADTLCRALDAQGESGPRVVADMGKVTFMDSSGINILIAAHRALSEAGGWLRLAAPAENVRRTMSIVGVDAVIDCRESLSDAFSG; this comes from the coding sequence ATGGGTGAGAACCGTACGGCGGACACCGGTCACGCTGCACAGTCGGGCCGGCTGTCGGCCGCGGTCACCGTGACCGACGGCATCCGCGTGGTGGCCCTGGCCGGGGAGATCGACCACCACACCGCAGACACTCTCTGCCGGGCCCTGGACGCCCAGGGCGAGTCCGGTCCCCGGGTCGTGGCCGACATGGGGAAGGTCACCTTCATGGACTCCAGCGGCATCAACATCCTCATCGCCGCCCACCGCGCCCTCAGCGAGGCCGGCGGGTGGCTGCGCCTGGCCGCACCGGCCGAGAACGTGAGGCGCACCATGAGCATCGTCGGCGTCGACGCGGTCATCGACTGCCGGGAATCCCTCAGCGACGCCTTCAGCGGCTGA
- a CDS encoding ATP-binding protein, producing the protein MGSVRAGEDGAVPYGRPLRVALDGDGTMIAKARQLAAGFLARMQADHGLHVSQRALDLTQLVVSELVTNARKYAPGPTLLDLRITGATVEVAVWDSDPVLPVARAADAGRVGQHGLEIVMAVAQSLEVHREPVGKRITARIALADDPGALTGRPPQ; encoded by the coding sequence ATGGGATCGGTGCGCGCGGGCGAGGACGGCGCCGTGCCGTACGGGCGCCCTCTGCGGGTGGCCTTGGACGGGGACGGCACCATGATTGCCAAGGCCCGTCAGCTGGCCGCCGGCTTCCTTGCCCGGATGCAGGCCGACCACGGCCTGCACGTCTCACAGCGCGCCCTGGACCTGACCCAGTTGGTGGTCAGCGAGCTGGTCACCAACGCCCGCAAGTACGCGCCGGGCCCGACCCTGCTGGACCTGCGGATCACGGGCGCGACGGTCGAGGTGGCGGTGTGGGACTCCGACCCGGTCCTGCCCGTCGCCCGGGCCGCGGACGCCGGCCGCGTCGGCCAGCACGGTCTGGAGATCGTCATGGCCGTCGCCCAGAGCCTGGAAGTCCATCGCGAGCCGGTCGGCAAACGCATCACCGCCCGCATCGCCCTCGCCGACGATCCCGGCGCCCTCACCGGACGTCCTCCCCAGTAG